In the Ruminococcus sp. OA3 genome, one interval contains:
- the mreD gene encoding rod shape-determining protein MreD encodes MRRKLILAVLVLLTFLLQSTVFKALSIASITPNLLLILTVSFGFMCGKRIGMFTGFLSGLMIDMFYGNLFGFHALLYMWIGFLNGFLYKVYYDEDIKVPTMLVTASDAVYGIVIYGLQFMLRGRLNFFGYLKQIIIPEIVYTVVMTLLFYRLFLWINRQLLEYEMEGQRSPWLRR; translated from the coding sequence ATGCGCAGAAAACTGATCCTGGCTGTTCTGGTTCTTTTGACCTTTTTGCTGCAGAGTACTGTATTTAAAGCGCTTTCCATCGCATCCATCACACCGAATCTGCTGCTGATCCTGACGGTATCCTTTGGATTTATGTGCGGAAAGCGTATCGGTATGTTTACAGGATTCCTGAGCGGACTGATGATCGATATGTTTTATGGCAACCTCTTTGGATTCCACGCGCTTTTATATATGTGGATTGGATTTTTGAATGGATTTTTATATAAAGTGTATTATGACGAAGATATCAAAGTACCGACTATGCTGGTAACGGCCAGTGACGCCGTATACGGAATCGTCATTTACGGACTGCAGTTCATGCTTCGGGGCCGCCTGAATTTTTTCGGATATCTGAAGCAGATCATCATTCCGGAAATCGTTTATACGGTTGTTATGACACTGCTATTCTACCGCCTGTTTTTATGGATCAACCGACAGCTGCTTGAATACGAAATGGAAGGACAACGATCACCTTGGTTAAGAAGATAA
- the mreC gene encoding rod shape-determining protein MreC: MKKKNRFSIKTKHWIIIMTIVCIGLIALAATSRFSFAPIQQGAGYVISPFQKGINGAGTWLRDQTSGFMNAKKLKNENEALQEKVDKLTEENSNLLQDQEELERLRQLYTLDKEYSEYEKVAAQVISKDPGNWYNTFVINRGSDDGIQVDMNVLANGGLAGIVTEVGKDWATVRSIIDDSSNVSAMVATTSDDCIVTGNLLLMDEGKLNFIQLTDKEDKVQVGDRIVTSNISDKFLKGILIGYIDEINNDTNNLTKNGYLIPVVDFAHIHEVLVIKELKNKGGD; the protein is encoded by the coding sequence ATGAAAAAAAAGAATCGATTTTCCATAAAAACAAAACATTGGATCATCATCATGACCATCGTCTGCATCGGTCTGATCGCACTCGCAGCGACTTCCAGGTTTTCCTTTGCCCCGATTCAGCAGGGCGCAGGGTACGTCATCTCACCCTTCCAGAAAGGTATCAACGGGGCAGGTACATGGCTGCGGGATCAGACGAGCGGTTTTATGAATGCCAAAAAACTGAAAAATGAAAATGAAGCCCTGCAGGAGAAAGTCGATAAACTGACGGAAGAGAACAGTAATCTGCTGCAGGATCAGGAAGAGCTGGAACGCTTAAGACAGCTGTATACGCTGGATAAAGAATATTCCGAGTACGAAAAGGTAGCCGCACAGGTTATTTCCAAAGATCCCGGCAACTGGTATAATACGTTTGTGATCAACCGCGGCAGTGATGACGGTATCCAGGTTGATATGAATGTCCTTGCAAACGGGGGGCTTGCCGGCATCGTAACTGAAGTCGGCAAGGACTGGGCCACTGTGCGTTCCATCATTGACGACTCCAGCAATGTAAGCGCCATGGTTGCAACCACATCAGATGACTGCATCGTAACAGGCAATCTGCTGCTGATGGATGAGGGGAAACTCAATTTCATCCAGCTGACAGATAAGGAAGACAAGGTACAGGTCGGTGACCGGATCGTCACCTCCAACATCAGTGACAAATTCCTGAAAGGCATCCTGATCGGATACATCGACGAGATCAACAATGATACGAATAATCTCACAAAGAACGGATATCTGATCCCGGTCGTTGATTTTGCCCATATACATGAGGTTCTGGTGATAAAGGAACTGAAGAATAAAGGAGGAGACTGA
- a CDS encoding rod shape-determining protein translates to MVLQHVFGVDLGSDTIKIYSLKKDEILIEKNMIAIRNKEEVLAVGNDAYEMYEKAPHNIVVSSPMSGGMIANIGHLEVVLHLLLRKLNKHFGNRPIVYFSVPMNMTEIEKRAYNTIASGGDLRKSRIFLVERPIVNALSLGIPISRSKGSMIVDMGAECTEISVLADNRVIISKPLSFGGNRIDEAIVANVRKRCGLHISRRMASRLKTAMAGLSSDTKEARKVVGLDTISGLPKEGVVSSAVINEVIRSQLRQAADEIQLFLERTPPQIHSSITTEGIYLTGGCTRIPYIDTYLAKRLGCAAHISQYSDTSAVYGLKEIINHKSLQHWAFTSKSSSKKYRF, encoded by the coding sequence ATTGCTATCCGCAATAAAGAAGAAGTGCTCGCAGTGGGAAATGATGCGTATGAGATGTATGAAAAGGCTCCGCATAATATTGTAGTTTCTTCTCCGATGAGCGGCGGCATGATTGCCAACATCGGCCATCTGGAAGTGGTTCTCCACCTGTTGCTGCGCAAGCTGAACAAACACTTCGGGAACAGGCCGATTGTCTATTTTTCTGTGCCTATGAACATGACAGAAATTGAGAAGAGGGCCTACAATACGATCGCCAGCGGCGGGGATCTTCGAAAAAGCCGGATTTTTCTGGTGGAACGGCCCATTGTAAATGCGCTGTCCCTTGGAATACCGATCTCCAGAAGCAAAGGTTCCATGATCGTCGATATGGGCGCCGAGTGTACGGAAATTTCTGTCCTGGCTGACAACAGAGTGATTATCAGCAAACCGCTGTCATTCGGCGGGAACCGAATTGATGAGGCGATCGTCGCCAACGTGCGGAAACGATGCGGTCTTCATATCAGCCGCAGAATGGCCTCCAGGCTGAAAACAGCCATGGCCGGACTTTCCTCCGACACGAAAGAAGCCCGGAAGGTAGTCGGACTTGATACGATATCCGGTCTGCCAAAAGAAGGTGTGGTCAGCTCTGCGGTTATAAATGAAGTCATCCGCAGTCAGCTGCGGCAGGCGGCGGACGAGATTCAGCTGTTTCTGGAACGTACCCCGCCTCAGATACATAGCAGCATCACGACGGAAGGTATCTACCTGACCGGAGGCTGTACCAGGATACCGTATATCGATACGTATCTGGCGAAGCGGCTTGGATGTGCTGCCCATATTTCTCAATACAGTGACACGTCTGCGGTCTATGGCCTGAAAGAGATCATCAACCATAAATCACTGCAGCACTGGGCATTCACATCAAAAAGCAGCAGTAAGAAATACAGATTTTAA